GGAGTCGAGCTAGCTGATAAGGGGATCTTGGAGAAGTATGGCGTTGAGGTTCTCGGAACCCCTATAGAATCGATAAAAGCTACCGAGGACAGGGAGCTGTTCAGGAGGGCGATGATAGAAGCCAAAGTACCCGTACTCGAGAGCGCGCCTGCAACGTCTGTTGAGGAGGCTCTTGAAGTAGCTGAGAGAATAGGGTACCCTGTAATAGTGAGGGTTGCATACACCCTTGGTGGGAAAGGTTCAGGCGTAGCACGCAACCCCAATGAGCTAACTGAGATAGCCAGCAGAGGACTTGCACAGAGCATGATTAGGCAGATTCTAATCGAGAAATATGTTGGAAAGTGGAAGGAGATCGAGTACGAGGTGGTCAGGGACTACGAAGACAACTGTATTACAGTGTGTAACATGGAGAACATCGACCCAATGGGTGTCCACACAGGGGACTCGATAGTCGTCGCTCCAAGCCAGACCCTCACGAACAGAGAGTACCACCTTTTAAGGGAGGCGGCAATAAAGGCGGTGAGATATCTGCGCATAGTCGGGGAGTGCAACATACAATTCGCCCTCCACCCCAAGAGCGAGGAGTTCTACGCGATAGAGATAAACGCCAGGCTGTCGCGCTCATCAGCCCTAGCTTCAAAGGCAACCGGATATCCCTTGGCGTACATAGCCGCCAAGCTAGCGATAGGTTACACGCTGCCCGAACTAATGAACAAGGTTACCATGATAACCACCGCATGCTTTGAGCCAGCCTTAGACTATGTAATTGTGAAGTTCCCCCGCTGGGATCTGCAGAAGTTCATCAATGTTAGCCGCAGCATAGGCCCGCAGATGAAGAGCGTCGGGGAGGTCATGGCTATAGGGCGCTGCTTCGAGGAAGCTATACAGAAAGCTGTCAGGATGCTCGATATAGGGAAGGTCGGCGTCGTAGGAAACGTCGACGAGGAAAAGCCGGAGCCTATAGAACACATAGAGTACATACTTGCTAACCCAACAGATGAACGCTTCTTCAAGATAGTCAAGGCGTTAAAGTACGGTTTGAGCGTGGAGAGAATTTACGAGCTTAGCGGAATAGACCCATGGTTCATCCACAAGATAAAGAACATAGTGGACATGGAAAAGGAGCTTAAGGAAGCGGGGAGGAGGGGTATCGACAGGCTCAGTGAAGAGGAGCTGAGGGATTTAGTCTCGAGGGCGAAGAGGCTCGGCTTCTCAGACAAGCAGATTGCAAGCTACTTCGGTATGGATGAGCTTGAGGTTAGGAGACTGAGGAAGAGACTGGGAGTAATACCGGTAGTTAAGCAAATTGACACGCTGGCGGCGGAGTGGCCTGCAAAGACAAACTATCTCTACTTAACTTACGGTGGTAGCGAAGACGACGTATCGTTCGAAGGCGAGGACAAGGTTATTGTTCTTGGCGCTGGGACGTACAGGATAGGAAGCTCTGTAGAGTTTGACTGGTGTTGCGTCAACACGGTTTTCGCCCTAAAGAAGAACGGCGTGAAAGAAGTTATAATCGTGAACTACAACCCTGAAACTGTATCAACAGACTACGACATAAGCGACAAACTATACTTTGAGGAGCTGACTTTTGAGAGGGTCCTCGACATATACGAGAAAGAGAACCCAAGAGGAGTAATAGTGTCAGTTGGAGGGCAGATCCCGAACAACATAGCCCACAAGCTCGCCAGGGCGGGGGTCAGAATATTCGGGACGGCGGGCGAGGACGTTGATAGGGCGGAAGACAGGGCTAAGTTTAGCGCTCTCTTAGAGAGCCTCGGCATACCGCAACCGCCGTGGAGCAAGCTAACATCACTTGAGGAAGCAAAGGAGTTCGCGAGAAAAGTTGGGTACCCCGTCCTCGTGCGTCCCAGCTACGTCCTGTCTGGCGCCGCTATGAGAGTAGCCTATACTGAGGAGCAACTCGAGGACTTCCTCGTTTTAGCCTCATCTGTCTCGCGCGAGCACCCTGTAGTGATATCGAAGTTCATAGAAGGAGCGAGAGAGGTTGAAGTTGACGGGGTAAGCGATGGAGAGGATACACTCATAGGAGCCATAATAGAGCACGTGGAGGACGCGGGCGTGCACTCCGGGGACGCCACAATGATCATACCGCCCTTCAGCCTCACAGAGGAAGTAATCAAGATGATAGAGGAATACACATGCAAGATAGCTTCCGCTCTTAGGATAAAGGGCCCGTTCAACATACAATACCTTGTCAAGGACGGGAAAGTGTACGTCATAGAGTGCAACCTGAGGGCGTCCCGCTCCATGCCCTATGTCAGCAAGACGATAGGAGTCAACCTCATGGAAGTGGCCGTCCCAGTCATGCTTGGAAAGAAGCTGAGGGAGCTGAACGTTAAAGTCCCCCGCCGTCTTCCACACTACGGCGTAAAGGTACCGCAGTTCTCGTTCATGAGGCTTGACGGAGCGGACCCAGTGCTCGGCGTCGAAATGATGTCAACGGGTGAAGTGGCCTGCTTGGGCGACACACTAGAAGAAGCGTTCCTTAAAGCCCTCTTAGCAGCAGAGTTCGAGGTCCCATTGAACAGTGGCAGAATACTGGTGACGGTTGGTGGTAAAGCGCTTAAACAGGAGATGATCCCCATAGCTAGGAAGCTTGCCGAGATGGGGTACGAGATATATGCCACCGAGCACACTGCTGAGGCGCTCATTAATGCGGGGATAAAGGACGTGAAAGTGGTCTACAAGATAAGTGAGCCGCAGAGGAAGCCCAACATAAGGGACTTGATCCTCGAAAGGAAGATAGACTTGGTCATCAACATCCCGAGAACTGGGACGCTTGAAAAGTACGCTGACATGATGAAGGACGAGTATATGATAAGGAGGAAGGCGACTGAGTACAATATACCGGTCATCACGAACATAAAGATGGCTAAGAGTCTCGTCGCGGCACTTGAAAACTTGAGGAAGAGCGGAAGGAAGCTCTCGGCAAAATCCCTTAACGAGTACCTTGAAGCCCTGAAGCTTACCGAGAAAAAGCTCGCTGTCTGTGATGGTGGATAGAGGTGATACCTTTTGAGCAGGGGTTATGGTAAGGTTGACGAGGAAGTGCTTAGCAGGCTGGTCGATGCTTTAGGCGAAAGGAACGTTAAAACAGACGTTGTCGAAAGGTACGCTTACTCAACTGATGCGTCACTTTTCAGCTCGCTTCCAGACGTTGTGGTGACGCCGGAGAGCTGCAGCCAAGTTGTGGAAGTAGTAAAGATAGCCTCGGAAAAACGTATCCCGGTGACGCCTAGAGGCGGCGGGACAGGGCTGTGTGGTGGAGCGGTCCCCGTTTACGGTGGGATAGTCGTCGACATGAGCAAGATGAACAGGATACTGGAGGTGGACCTTGAAAACTTCTGTGTCGTCACCGAAGCCGGGGTTACCCCTGAAAATCTCAATAAGGAGCTTGCGAAACATGGCTTCTTCTTCCCTCCTTCTCCTGGAAGCAAGAGGATGTGCACAATAGGAGGCATGATCGCAACCAACGCTGGCGGAATGCACGCGGTGAAATACGGTGTCACAAGGAACTTCGTACTCGGACTAAAGCTGGTTATCCCTCCAGGAGAAGTCTTAAACTTAGGCGGCAAGGTTCTCAAGAGGTGTCTGGGCTATGATCTGATTCAGCTTGTCGTCGGCTCTGAGGGGACCCTTGGCATAATCACCGAGGCGACGCTCAGGATACTGCCGTTGCCCGAGGAGTCAGCGGTCGTTGTCGCCTTCTTCGACGACATTTCTACCGCAGCTAAAGTGGTTAATGCCGTGCTCAGGAGGGTTGTACCCTCGGCGATAGAAATCCTGGATAGTAGATCGATAGAGGCTGTGAACCGCTATATGCCGTCACTCAACTTGCCACAGGCGGGGGCAGCCCTGTACTTCGAGGTTGAAGGAAGCAGGCCGGAGGTTGAAAGGCAGGTGCAAGTGATAGTGGAGGCGTGTAAGGCGCATGGTGGGAGAATTGAGTGGACCACCGATCCGAAGGAGAAGGAAAAGCTCTTGGCTGGAAGGGAAGTTGTCGGAGGAGCAATAATGAACGTAGATCAGAGGAGGGTGAGGGTTTACGAAGCCGAAGACGTCTGCGTCCCCATAGCTCAGCTCCCCCGCTTCGTTGAGGAGGCACACCGCATCTCGGAAAAGTACGGGGTTCCCGTCTGCATATATGGACACGCTGGGGATGGCAACTGTCACTCCGGCATAATGATAGACCCAACTAACAGGGAGGAGTGGGTGAAGATGCGGGCGATGGCGAAGGAGATTTACGAACTAGCTGTGAGGCTTGGTGGGAACATAAGTGGGGAGCACGGAATAGGGCTGCTGAGGGCAGGGTACATGGAGAGCATAAATGAGAGAGCACTGCAGTTGATGAGAAAAGTGAAAGAGGCGTTTGACCCCCAGGGAATTCTCAACCCGGGGAAGATGGGGCTCGACTGATTCTAAAAACGAGTTGAGTGAACTGACCCTCCATAAGAGGACTGTAGGTCGTGATGGTGAAATCCTTTTAAGAAGGATGTGTGAAGAGAAGAGGGGGTGTGATTTCTTGAGCGGTGAACGAGTCGAGGGGGAAGCTAAGCTGTTAACGGGTGAGGAGTTAAAGAGGGAGGTCAGAGCTCTCAGGAGGGCGAGCGTCTGGTTTGCTGTCAGACACAACCTTTTCCTGCTGGCGCCTGCAGTACTAACCTTCATCACCGTAGCACTCCTGATATTCGCTTCACTTAAGGCGGTTCAATGGATGCTGGACTCGTTCTACATAGGCAACCCCAGTCTCTGGTGGCTTCTCGGAGCCCCAACGCTGACTTTGACGGGCTTAAGCGTACCATTGACCCCGGCGTCACTTGCTCTAGCCCTCGCAGCGATACCAGTGATACACGTAGTAGCCAAGTTCGTGTACTTCCTCTACCTGCTCGTCTTCGCCAAAATCCTTGTCAAGCCGATACCCGAAGGCTACTACCCCTACACGCCTGCAAATCCCATCGTGAGGCAGTTCTTACTGAACGCCACGATAACTGGAACATTCCTGAGCTTCTTCGGTGAAGGACCATGGGCCCGAGCCGAGCTTAGCAGGTTAATGTACAAGGCTTTGGGGGCGAAGCTTGGGAAGGGAGTGTTCCCCGCGACTATATTGGACCCGTGGATGGTTGAAGTGGGAGATGGAACCATTATGGGGGCCTACAGCTGTATAGCGGGACACGCGATAGAAGGGGACAAGATAATGTTCGCCCGCGCTAAGGTGGGGAAAAACTGCGTGCTTGGCTTCCGCTCCCTCGTGTGGCCTGGAGCTGAGCTCGGCGACAACGTAATCATAGGGACTTACTCCATGGTTCCGAAGGGGGCTAAGCTTCCAAGCAACACCGTGTGGGTTGGAATACCGGTGAAGCTTGTCAAGAAAATAGGGGGAAGCGAGACACGCGAGGGTGATGCCGCCGGGAGCTGAAGGGTGCCCCTTTCCCAGGGGTTCCTCTTTTTTCTGTTTTTAAGGCCTCCGGCTTCCCAGCTCACTTTTGCAGGTCCCTTTTTCTAGGGGGAAAACCTTTATTTGAAAATGTTTTCATGTGAATTTTCTGGTCAAGCGTTAATCACACTGAAAGACTCTGATTGTGGTGTCTCCCATTGAGTGATGCTGTCACCCTTATTGCGCGTGCCGTTGGAGGAGTTGAAGCCCGCCTCATAATACTTAGAGAGCTTTTAAGTGGGCCGAAGACCGGGGTGGAGTTGAGGTATGCCCTCGCCAGGAGACTGGGTGTCCCCCCTAGGGCGATCTCGGATGCGAAGATATACTTCAACCTTCAGGCCTTAGAGAACAGCGGAATCATAGTACGCTATAGGGATTGGAAGAACAAGTACGCTGAAATAAACCCGAAAATGCTTCAAGCCGTGAGGAAGTATTTGAACATCACTGCTCCTGTTATGTGCCTCGCAGCCCTAGACTCTGAGCCCCTCCTTACAAAAGAGATAGGGTGGCGTTTAAGGGAGCAAGAAGGAATATCGCCTAGCAGGTACATTTTCATAGCGGAGGACAAAATGAGGGGGAAAATCGGGGGGTTGACGGGGGAAGCGGAAGTGCTGTGGGTTGACGACGAGACGCTCCACGACTACGAGAGGGTTTACGAAATCGCCGAGGAAGCCCTCAAGAAAGCTATCTCTAAATATGAACCCATAATCGATGTGACGGACGGGACGAGGGTGACGGTCGCAGCCTTCCAGCAGCTCGCGTGGGAGTATGGGCTCCGCGTCTTCTACCTCAAGGGGAAGCCTTACGAGAAGAGAAGGGTGGTCTGGATTAGGGGCTAGTACTCGACGAACATGCCGCCTTTAATCACAGGCACCACGCTGCTCGCGTTTAGCTGGGAGCAGTACTCGACATCCCTCCAGAGTCCTATGGAGGCGAGTTCTTTGGCGCTCGGCGAGTTCAAGACGCACTCTTTGTAGTCCGGTGGCTCCCTTCCTTCGACAAAGCACTTTATAACGCACGCCGTCACATAGTCCTCCGGGCTAAACTCCCCTCTCCTCCCGACGTGGACCACAGTGAGCTTCCTCCCAGTCTTAGTAGCCTCACTTCCAGCTGCTTCAGCCACAGCAGAAGCGTTCCTCAGGCAGCCTGCAAATACGGCTGGAGCCCCCATCGCCTGGCAGACCGCTTGCGTGAAGTTAGTGGTGGTCAAGACTACTATCTTTCCCTCAACGACGTCACGGGTAAACTCCAATGGGGAGTTGCCGAAATCGAAGCCGGGGATCTTCAGCCCTCGCCTCTCGCCCGCCAGCAGGACGCCAACCCCTCGAGTCCTCAAAAGCTCCCTCGCCTTTCCTACAGCTTCTTCAATAGTGAGCGCTGGGACGACGCCCACGCCTCCATTTTCTAGTATTGTTGTAACTGTGGTACTGGCTCTCAGCGTGTCCACTACAACCAATATGTGCCCCTTCAATGCGGCTCTTAGAGCGCCTTCGGCGCCGAATGCCAACCTAACTATCATTTCAACCCCTTTAAGAGGAGGTCTGGCATCGTATCCCCTCTGAGCCCGAGACGCAACGTTTCGAGCGACACCACGTCCTCCGGGTGAATGTTACCAAGGTTAACGTCTGGACCAAACCTCTTAATCAGCCACACTTGTTGAGACCTTAGTGGAGCCTCCCATATGATCTTCTCGTGTGGAACGGCTTGCACGATTGACTCGACAAAGTCCTTCTTCACGTCCCCCTTCGCGTCATAGGGCCCTATTCCGATGCCGCTCTCCCTTGCTTCGACAACAACGTAGTCAGCCCCGGCTTCGAGTTCACGCTTCATCAGCTCAACTCTTTCCGTGAGGGGGATGGATGCGTCCTCCTCTGGCTTCTTCTTTCCAACCTCGGTGATCACAGGGTTAAAGCCAAACCTTTTAGCCAGCCTTAGCAGTCCAAGCTTTTCTTCAACATTCATTCTAACAATTCCGTTCGAGATTTCAAGCGAGGAAAAACCTAACTCGCGCAGGAAAGAAAGAAACTCCTCAACCTTATCTCTGGCGTAGGCAGCCTCCACGCTCGATCCGCCTGGGAGCGCCATCACCCCAAACTCCTCACAAAGCTTAATCTTCTCCTTCACAACATTCAGGGGCATGATGAGCCAAGTGCACCAGCCAAACTTCCAAAGGTCAACGTACTCGCCCGCAGCCTCCAAAACACTACGCATTTCCGACACACCAATACCACGGTCGATTACCAAAGTTAAACCGCGCGACCTAGGTTTTGAGCACCGCTTCACGAGGGAGAGCTCAAACAACTGGGGACACATAGCACCACCCGACCCATACTACCAAAAAAATCGCCATTAAAATCTAGCGCGAAAGAAGGAAGGGAAAGGGCATCCCCCTGCTAGGGGGCGGTCCCCACCCCCGCTGGACCTTTCAGGGGATGAGTCATCCCCAGCCCGGGAACCCTTTAAGACTCGCTCAGCTCAATAGTCTTCTCAGCGATTTTCTCGCCCTTGTGGTTGACGACAACCAGGTGGGCGGCACAACCAAGTCAGCAGTCGTAAGCCCGCATGATAACCTCAATCAAGTTTAAGAGTTTAGGATCCAACTCCACCATAAGGTTCAAACCTCCCTAACTACTTAAACCAAGGCTCCGGGAACTTAAGCTTCTCGTGAATTCTTTCCTCCAGAACCTGCTTAGCTGCGACCAACATCGACTTTTCAACCGCGGCGATGTTGTTGTTAGTCGCCACGATAAGGTTCGCCTTCCTTATTACACCTTCATCGTCAGTCCAATAGTTGTATATCAATGTTCCACGTGGCGCCTCGACGATAGCTACACCGTTACCCTCCCTTGGACGCACGTCGGCACGCTTAACATCGGAGCTAACTATCTCAGGGTCTTCTAGGAGCTTCCTGGCTTTCTCTATGGCTTCCATTAGCTCGACTATCCTAGCCCAGTTGTAAGCCAGCGTTGCGTGGCATGGCCTCCCAACAGCGTCCCTGAACTCCTTAAGCAGCTCCTGAGCTCTGGGAGTCTCCATCTTGTCAGCTACGTTGAGCCTAGCTAGTGGGCCGGCTCGCCATATACCTTCGGGGTACCCTGCAGGCTTGAAGAATATGTGTGTCGCGTAGGAGTGAGGAGCAACGTGCTCGCCAACATACTGCAAGTAGTCTTTCTTCGGGAAGTCTGCCACAATCTTACCTTCAGGGTCCATAACCCTGACGGTTGCTTTCCTGTCGTAAATTGTGTGAACACCGTTAACATTCAGCCCAACATAGTAGGTTGGAACTACGCCAAGCTTCGTGATCACGTCCAAGTAGCCTTCAACAACTTTCCTCGCAACTTCAATAGTGAAGTCCATAAGTCCCTCTGCTTCGTCGATGAGCTTTAGCAGCCTGTCCCGCTCCTCCTCAGTAAGCCTTTTCGCTTGACCGCCCGGAACACCAGTCACCGGGTGAACTGAGCGGCCTCCGATGGTCTTAACAATCTCTTGGCCAATCCTCATCAGAGCGATGGCTTTCTTGACAGCGTCGGGCATATGCTTGAAAACACCTACAAGGTTTCTAATCGACGGGTCGGCGAACGGTCCAGCGAGGAAGTCCGGGGCGGCTAGAGCGTAGAAGTGTAGAGCGTGACTTGAAATCTGCTTACCTTGCATCATCAGGTCTCTAAGCTTCACGGCAGCGCTGGGCGGTTCAACATCCCATGCTGCTTCAACAGCCTCAACCGAGCAGACGTGGTGGGGCACGGGGCATATGCCGCAGATACGTGGCGTCAGTATTGGTGCTTCTTCAGCAAGCCTGCCCTCAAGGAACTTTTCGAACATACGTGTCAGCGTAACACAGAACTTAAGGTCCTTTACTCCGCCTTTCTCGTCCAGCTCGATTACCACATTCGCGTGTCCTTCAAGCCTTGTCGCAGGCTCGATAACAACAGTCTTTTCCTTCTTGCTCATCTACCAACACCCACCTACTTCTTTTTAGACACGGCTTTCGGTATTATCGAGGACGGTAAGGTAAACTTTGAGAACGTACCCACAACGTCTTTGACTGATTGAACAAGCTCCTCTGGGCTAACCGACTCGTAGTCCACTATGCTCGCTAAGGCGCTGAGCATCTTTGCTCCCTGGTCTAAAACGTTTGGTCCGGGGCCCATGCAGCCTCTGCACGGCACCCCCGCCCTCGTGCAAACGGCTCCACACCCCTCCCTGGTCGCTGGCCCCATGCATATGTAGCCCTGCTCTAAGAGGCATTTTTCGGGGTCAGGTATGCCTTCAAACGCCCTCTTAACCTTCTTTATGGTTATGACTTCCGATTTGACGCGTGGGCATTCGTCACAAAGCGTCCTTTCCTTGAGCTTTGGCATTTCTCCTCTTAGTAAGCTGGTGACCACTTCAGCTATCAGGGGCGGCTCGGGCGGGCATCCCGGAAGGAAGAGGTCGTATTTAACGTACTCGCGGTTTGGCTTAACGTACTCGAGCATCTTGGGGACATGCATGTCCGGGATTTTCTTGTCGACAACGCTTTCGGCTTCCATGAACTTCCGCTTTAAGCCTTCATCTATCTGGTAGAGGTTTAGCAGCGCTGGGCTTCCGCCGTAAGTCGAACAGGTGCCGTATGATACGAGCAGCTTGCACTTCTGCCTTGCAAGTTTCAACAAGTATAAGTCTTCTTCCGTCCTACAGAAGCCCTCGGTGAACCCTACGTCGACCGAGCCGTCGGGGAGCTTTTCAACGTCATGCAACTTGTAGTCTACTACGGTGTGCCAGTATACTATTTCAAGTTGAGGTAGGACGTCGGCGAGGGTTTCATGTAAGTCTACGAGACTCTGGTGGCACCCCCAACAAGAGGCGAGTTGTACAAACATAACCTTTACAGGCATACGTCGCCCTCCTACTTAGCTTTTCGGAGCGGGCTTGGTCCGAGCTCCTTTAAAATGTTAACGAACTCCTCAACGGTTTTCACAAGCTCTGCGCCCTCACTAGCTGAAATCCACCTTAACATAAGTCTTTCCGGCTCAATCCCTAACTGTTTAAGCATCTCCCTTAGCAACGCTATTCTACGCTCAGCCCTGTAATTTCCTTTCACGTAGTGGCAGTCTCCGGGGTGGCAGCCCGCAACTAGGACGCCGTCAGCACCCAGCTCGAAAGCCTTGAGCACGAATTGAGGGTCAACCCTACCGCTGCAGAGCACTCTAATAATTCTCACGTTTGGGGGGTACTGCATTCTACTAGTCCCAGCCATGTCGGCGCCAGCGTACGAGCACCAATTGCAAAATATGCCTAGTATTTTGGGTTCAAAGTCGTCTGACAATTTTTCATCTCCCTACTTTTTCGAGGGCGCTGAACTAAAATTTCGTATTCACGAAGAGCCTTTTAATATTTTAAGCTTTTGGGAGAATTCAACTTCCAGTTTTTACTCAAAGAGCTCAGGCTGGAAACAAAAAGATATTTATTTTTGACGATATGTTTGATTGGCTGATATAGCTTCGGGAAGGGGTTTCCATGAGTGATAAGAAAGGCGCCGAGAACGTCCGCATAGGAGTTTTCGTGTGCCATTGTGGTACCAATATTGCTGGGGTCATAAACGTCGAGGAGCTCGTCAAATACGCTTCCAAGCTTCCGGGGGTTGTTGTCGCTAAGGATTACCGTTTCATGTGTTCCGACCCGGGCCAGAACATGATTAAGGAGGCCATAAGAGACTATAAGCTTAACAGGGTTGTGGTCGCAGCCTGCAGCCCGAGGCTTCACGAGGAAACCTTTAGGAAAGCCGTGGAGGCTGCTGGTTTAAACCCGTTCCTATTCGAGATGGCGAACATTAGAGAGCACTCAAGCTGGGTTCACATGAGGAGGCCTAAGGAAGCGCTAGAAAAGGCTAAAGACTTGATTAGAATGGCTGTCGCGAAAGTTAGGGTCTCAGAGCCGTTGGAAGTTAAAATGGTGCCTGTCAAGGGAACGTGCGTCATTATAGGTGGCGGCGTTGCCGGAATTTCGGCTGCACTCGACTTAGCTGACGCGGGCTTCAAAGTACATCTTGTTGAGTCGTCACCTTCAATCGGTGGGCGGATGGCACAGCTGGACAAGACTTTTCCAACCATGGACTGCTCCGCCTGCATACTGACACCGTTAATGGTGATGGTTGCCCGCCATCCGAACATTACGCTTCACGCTTACAGTGAGGTCGTGAGTGTTGACGGGTACGTGGGGAACTTCAAGGTAAAGATAAGAGAGAAGTCGAGGTACGTGAAGAAGGAAGCGTGCACAGGGTGCGGTCTCTGTACTGACGTCTGCCCAGTACATGTG
This window of the Candidatus Jordarchaeales archaeon genome carries:
- a CDS encoding Ni/Fe hydrogenase subunit alpha, producing the protein MSKKEKTVVIEPATRLEGHANVVIELDEKGGVKDLKFCVTLTRMFEKFLEGRLAEEAPILTPRICGICPVPHHVCSVEAVEAAWDVEPPSAAVKLRDLMMQGKQISSHALHFYALAAPDFLAGPFADPSIRNLVGVFKHMPDAVKKAIALMRIGQEIVKTIGGRSVHPVTGVPGGQAKRLTEEERDRLLKLIDEAEGLMDFTIEVARKVVEGYLDVITKLGVVPTYYVGLNVNGVHTIYDRKATVRVMDPEGKIVADFPKKDYLQYVGEHVAPHSYATHIFFKPAGYPEGIWRAGPLARLNVADKMETPRAQELLKEFRDAVGRPCHATLAYNWARIVELMEAIEKARKLLEDPEIVSSDVKRADVRPREGNGVAIVEAPRGTLIYNYWTDDEGVIRKANLIVATNNNIAAVEKSMLVAAKQVLEERIHEKLKFPEPWFK
- a CDS encoding hydrogenase iron-sulfur subunit: MSDDFEPKILGIFCNWCSYAGADMAGTSRMQYPPNVRIIRVLCSGRVDPQFVLKAFELGADGVLVAGCHPGDCHYVKGNYRAERRIALLREMLKQLGIEPERLMLRWISASEGAELVKTVEEFVNILKELGPSPLRKAK
- a CDS encoding phosphosulfolactate synthase, whose amino-acid sequence is MCPQLFELSLVKRCSKPRSRGLTLVIDRGIGVSEMRSVLEAAGEYVDLWKFGWCTWLIMPLNVVKEKIKLCEEFGVMALPGGSSVEAAYARDKVEEFLSFLRELGFSSLEISNGIVRMNVEEKLGLLRLAKRFGFNPVITEVGKKKPEEDASIPLTERVELMKRELEAGADYVVVEARESGIGIGPYDAKGDVKKDFVESIVQAVPHEKIIWEAPLRSQQVWLIKRFGPDVNLGNIHPEDVVSLETLRLGLRGDTMPDLLLKGLK
- a CDS encoding F420-nonreducing hydrogenase; translated protein: MPVKVMFVQLASCWGCHQSLVDLHETLADVLPQLEIVYWHTVVDYKLHDVEKLPDGSVDVGFTEGFCRTEEDLYLLKLARQKCKLLVSYGTCSTYGGSPALLNLYQIDEGLKRKFMEAESVVDKKIPDMHVPKMLEYVKPNREYVKYDLFLPGCPPEPPLIAEVVTSLLRGEMPKLKERTLCDECPRVKSEVITIKKVKRAFEGIPDPEKCLLEQGYICMGPATREGCGAVCTRAGVPCRGCMGPGPNVLDQGAKMLSALASIVDYESVSPEELVQSVKDVVGTFSKFTLPSSIIPKAVSKKK
- the carB gene encoding carbamoyl-phosphate synthase (glutamine-hydrolyzing) large subunit, which codes for MPRFEWIKKVLILGSGAIRIGQAGEFDYSGSQALKALKEEGIQTVLINPNVATIQTDLRMADKVYLLPVTVDFVREVIERERPDGILLGFGGQTALNCGVELADKGILEKYGVEVLGTPIESIKATEDRELFRRAMIEAKVPVLESAPATSVEEALEVAERIGYPVIVRVAYTLGGKGSGVARNPNELTEIASRGLAQSMIRQILIEKYVGKWKEIEYEVVRDYEDNCITVCNMENIDPMGVHTGDSIVVAPSQTLTNREYHLLREAAIKAVRYLRIVGECNIQFALHPKSEEFYAIEINARLSRSSALASKATGYPLAYIAAKLAIGYTLPELMNKVTMITTACFEPALDYVIVKFPRWDLQKFINVSRSIGPQMKSVGEVMAIGRCFEEAIQKAVRMLDIGKVGVVGNVDEEKPEPIEHIEYILANPTDERFFKIVKALKYGLSVERIYELSGIDPWFIHKIKNIVDMEKELKEAGRRGIDRLSEEELRDLVSRAKRLGFSDKQIASYFGMDELEVRRLRKRLGVIPVVKQIDTLAAEWPAKTNYLYLTYGGSEDDVSFEGEDKVIVLGAGTYRIGSSVEFDWCCVNTVFALKKNGVKEVIIVNYNPETVSTDYDISDKLYFEELTFERVLDIYEKENPRGVIVSVGGQIPNNIAHKLARAGVRIFGTAGEDVDRAEDRAKFSALLESLGIPQPPWSKLTSLEEAKEFARKVGYPVLVRPSYVLSGAAMRVAYTEEQLEDFLVLASSVSREHPVVISKFIEGAREVEVDGVSDGEDTLIGAIIEHVEDAGVHSGDATMIIPPFSLTEEVIKMIEEYTCKIASALRIKGPFNIQYLVKDGKVYVIECNLRASRSMPYVSKTIGVNLMEVAVPVMLGKKLRELNVKVPRRLPHYGVKVPQFSFMRLDGADPVLGVEMMSTGEVACLGDTLEEAFLKALLAAEFEVPLNSGRILVTVGGKALKQEMIPIARKLAEMGYEIYATEHTAEALINAGIKDVKVVYKISEPQRKPNIRDLILERKIDLVINIPRTGTLEKYADMMKDEYMIRRKATEYNIPVITNIKMAKSLVAALENLRKSGRKLSAKSLNEYLEALKLTEKKLAVCDGG
- a CDS encoding 2-phosphosulfolactate phosphatase — encoded protein: MIVRLAFGAEGALRAALKGHILVVVDTLRASTTVTTILENGGVGVVPALTIEEAVGKARELLRTRGVGVLLAGERRGLKIPGFDFGNSPLEFTRDVVEGKIVVLTTTNFTQAVCQAMGAPAVFAGCLRNASAVAEAAGSEATKTGRKLTVVHVGRRGEFSPEDYVTACVIKCFVEGREPPDYKECVLNSPSAKELASIGLWRDVEYCSQLNASSVVPVIKGGMFVEY
- a CDS encoding FAD-binding oxidoreductase, with protein sequence MSRGYGKVDEEVLSRLVDALGERNVKTDVVERYAYSTDASLFSSLPDVVVTPESCSQVVEVVKIASEKRIPVTPRGGGTGLCGGAVPVYGGIVVDMSKMNRILEVDLENFCVVTEAGVTPENLNKELAKHGFFFPPSPGSKRMCTIGGMIATNAGGMHAVKYGVTRNFVLGLKLVIPPGEVLNLGGKVLKRCLGYDLIQLVVGSEGTLGIITEATLRILPLPEESAVVVAFFDDISTAAKVVNAVLRRVVPSAIEILDSRSIEAVNRYMPSLNLPQAGAALYFEVEGSRPEVERQVQVIVEACKAHGGRIEWTTDPKEKEKLLAGREVVGGAIMNVDQRRVRVYEAEDVCVPIAQLPRFVEEAHRISEKYGVPVCIYGHAGDGNCHSGIMIDPTNREEWVKMRAMAKEIYELAVRLGGNISGEHGIGLLRAGYMESINERALQLMRKVKEAFDPQGILNPGKMGLD